In Doryrhamphus excisus isolate RoL2022-K1 chromosome 7, RoL_Dexc_1.0, whole genome shotgun sequence, one genomic interval encodes:
- the tpcn2 gene encoding two pore channel protein 2 produces the protein MESDRLLVDSAHGAAPGGYGSWSDKDLEGEPVCSIVCDSSIEQRDEELYIQQAAILLEDAIQYRSINHKVDASSLRLYRCYYSRMFQWGFGLTIAVVLLLAFVERPSSLSVTSDSRYRSPSWEPPCGFTESIEIVCLIIFTLDLAVKSYLIGWDEFRKNKWLISYTVVITVSIIDWVLSLSMLCDEKLRVRRLIRPFFLLQNSSLMKKTLKCIKRTIPEIASVILLLALHLCLFTMIGMLLFPKTEDPLKNEEWKLYFRNLSTSLTSLLVLLTTANNPDVMIPAYSLNRGYAIFFVTFSVIGTYCLMNLLTAIIYNQFRGYLLMSVQTSIIRRQLGIRAAFQVLICHEDENAAEDRVPVDAVLQVMSRVHMQNYYRAAITAEARQYEAEGFMDREQFRKIFDQLDKDRIREHPPSPQYNNASLQKMQVIFSHYYFTILGNALALANVVCICTVLVLNSEKSTAERDNHCMEIINLCFIIYYLFEMAVKIFAFGWKGYLSYRNNIFDGFLTISLLVLQITIYATYRFPHSHVNPSTKSMFSLWEMVRFVNMLIVFRFLRIIPDIKLMALVASTLLDLVKNLRAFAGILVVVYYVFAVFGIWLFEGVIKPPAHMSVPSNTSMENITSNFSHACGTYEQLGYWPNNFDDFAASIILLYNIMIINNWQAFMDAYSRYTSEWSKIYFVCWWLTSSVMWVNLFVALILENFTYKWDRSHSCSVTDVERIRYETSVQLIFKEQIKEPTDEELLCQLKQHPHLHLQWEHT, from the exons ATGAGGAGCTGTACATCCAACAGGCTGCTATTCTCCTTGAAGATGCCATACAG TATCGCTCCATAAACCACAAAGTTGATGCCAGCTCACTGCGCCTGTATCGATGTTACTACTCCAGGATGTTCCAGTG GGGCTTTGGCCTGACCATTGCGGTGGTGCTGTTGCTGGCGTTTGTGGAGCGTCCGTCCTCTCTTTCGGTCACCTCTGACTCACGATACCGCTCTCCATCCTGGGAGCCTCCTTGCGGCTTCACTGAGAGCATCGAGATCGTCTGTCTTATCATCTTCACTCTTGATCTTGCCGTGAAG AGCTACCTGATTGGCTGGGATGAATTTAGGAAAAACAAATGGCTGATTAGCTATACCGTTGTCATTACCGTCTCCATCATCGATTGGGTCTTGTCTCTCAGcatgctgtgtgatgag AAACTAAGAGTACGGCGACTCATTAGACCGTTCTTCCTCTTGCAAAACTCCTCCCTGATGAAAAAGACACTCAAGTGCATCAAGAGAACTATACCAGAGATTGCCAG TGTGATTTTGCTGCTGGCACTTCATCTTTGTCTGTTCACTATGATTGGCATGCTGTTGTTTCCCAAAACTGAG gATCCACTGAAAAATGAAGAGTGGAAGTTGTATTTTCGAAACCTGTCCACTTCACTCACGTCTCTGCTGGTGCTGCTCACTACAGCAAACAATCCAGATG TGATGATCCCTGCCTACTCCCTCAACAGAGGGTACGCCATTTTCTTTGTCACCTTCAGTGTCATTG GAACTTACTGCCTGATGAACTTACTCACAGCCATCATCTACAACCAGTTCAGGGGATATTTGCTG ATGTCAGTCCAAACATCCATCATCAGAAGACAATTGGGAATCCGAGCTGCCTTCCAGGTCCTCATTTGTCATGAAGATGAGAATGCTGCTGA GGATCGTGTTCCTGTTGATGCGGTGCTGCAAGTGATGTCCAGGGTCCACATGCAGAACTACTACAGAGCGGCCATCACTGCG GAGGCACGTCAGTATGAAGCTGAAGGCTTCATGGATCGAGAGCAGTTCAGAAAGATATTTGACCAACTGGATAAAGACCGCATCAGAGAG CACCCGCCCTCACCGCAGTATAACAATGCATCACTGCAGAAGATGCAGGTGATCTTCAGCCACTACTATTTCACCATACTTGGCAATGCACTGGCCCTGGCCAACGTGGTGTGCATATGT ACTGTGTTGGTGCTCAATTCAGAAAAGTCCACTGCAGAGAGAGACAACCACTGTATGGAG attatcaaccTGTGTTTTATCATCTACTACCTGTTTGAAATGGCTGTGAAAATATTCGCCTTTGGCTGGAAAGGGTACCTGTCCTACAGGAACAACATCTTTGATGGTTTCCTCACCATCTCGCTACTG GTCCTGCAAATCACTATTTATGCAACCTACCGCTTTCCTCATTCACATGT GAACCCATCTACTAAGAGTATGTTTTCATTGTGGGAGATGGTTCGTTTTGTTAACATGCTGATTGTCTTCCGCTTCCTACGCATCATTCCTGATATCAAG CTGATGGCGTTAGTTGCAAGTACCTTGTTGGACTTGGTGAAAAACTTAAGAGCCTTTGCGGGGATACTGGTG gtGGTTTATTATGTGTTTGCTGTATTTGGCATCTGGCTGTTTGAGGGAGTCATTAAACCACCAGCACACATGAG TGTACCTTCTAACACCAGCATGGAAAACATCACCTCCAACTTCAGCCATGCTTGTGGTACCTATGAACAACTTGGCTACTGGCCCAATAACTTTGATGACTTTGCT GCTTCCATCATTTTGCTGTATAATATCATGATCATCAACAACTGGCAGGCCTTCATGGATGCATACAGCAGATATACCAGCGA gtGGTCCAAAATCTACTTTGTGTGCTGGTGGCTCACCTCCTCTGTCATGTGGGTCAACTTGTTTGTGGCACTCATCCTAGAG AACTTCACATATAAGTGGGACCGCAGTCACAGCTGCTCTGTTACGGATGTGGAACGAATCAGATATGAGACCTCTGTTCAACTCATATTTAA AGAGCAGATCAAGGAGCCAACGGATGAAGAGTTGCTTTGTCAGCTAAAACAGCACCCCCACTTACATCTACAATGGGAGCACACGTGA